A DNA window from Christiangramia salexigens contains the following coding sequences:
- a CDS encoding DUF1028 domain-containing protein: MKKLLVLISLLSLSNSQAQSIGVEKEAFAHTYSIVARDSLTGEMAVGVQSHWFSVGSIVSWGRSGVGVVATQSFVNPAYGPEGLDLMDSGVSAEEALTNLVEKDNGRAFRQVAFLDANGSVSAFTGDNCVEAAGQLTGRNFSVQANMMLNDKVVPAMAEAFMRYSKLPLAERVVKVMQAAQEAGGDIRGKQSAALIVVGSEKTKNSWEDKKIDLRVDDHQNPIKELKRLLKVARAYEHMNKGDLAVEEGNIEKALKEYSTAEKMFPENLEMKFWKAITLANSGRIDEAKPILNKVFKADPNWKKMIKRLPPSGLLTISEDELQFLIE, encoded by the coding sequence ATGAAAAAATTATTAGTCCTCATTAGCTTACTAAGCTTATCGAACTCACAGGCTCAAAGCATCGGAGTAGAAAAGGAGGCTTTCGCACACACTTACTCTATAGTTGCCAGAGATAGTCTAACCGGAGAAATGGCCGTTGGTGTTCAAAGTCACTGGTTCTCGGTTGGATCTATAGTGTCCTGGGGGAGATCTGGAGTTGGTGTGGTAGCCACACAGTCGTTTGTAAACCCGGCTTATGGTCCGGAAGGTCTTGATCTTATGGATTCGGGCGTTTCTGCAGAAGAAGCCTTAACTAATTTGGTCGAAAAAGATAATGGACGAGCCTTTAGACAGGTGGCCTTTCTTGATGCGAATGGCAGCGTTTCTGCATTCACTGGGGATAATTGCGTGGAAGCAGCCGGACAGCTAACCGGAAGGAATTTTTCGGTCCAGGCAAATATGATGCTTAATGATAAAGTGGTTCCGGCAATGGCCGAAGCTTTTATGAGATATTCTAAGCTTCCTTTGGCAGAAAGAGTCGTAAAGGTAATGCAGGCCGCACAGGAGGCCGGCGGCGATATTAGAGGAAAGCAATCTGCAGCACTTATTGTGGTAGGCTCTGAAAAAACCAAGAATAGCTGGGAGGATAAAAAGATAGATCTTAGAGTAGACGACCATCAAAATCCGATTAAGGAACTCAAAAGACTGCTTAAGGTTGCACGCGCCTATGAGCATATGAATAAAGGTGACCTCGCAGTTGAGGAGGGAAATATTGAAAAAGCACTAAAGGAATATTCTACGGCAGAAAAAATGTTTCCTGAAAACCTTGAAATGAAATTCTGGAAAGCTATCACATTGGCCAATAGTGGAAGAATTGATGAAGCTAAACCTATATTAAATAAGGTTTTTAAAGCAGATCCCAATTGGAAGAAAATGATAAAAAGACTTCCTCCATCCGGTCTGCTTACCATATCTGAAGACGAACTTCAGTTTTTGATCGAATAA
- a CDS encoding SMP-30/gluconolactonase/LRE family protein has translation MKIKYFFQVLAFLIFSPMVSQEMSSPKLIAEVEGLAHCESVVYDSKRDLYYVSVMADRKEGDGKIATVSTNGVIKDLNFVTGLNNPKGIALKGNSLYVSDEVVLLEIDMDSGEILNEFKGYGAKSLNDVAVDKKGNVFVSDMGNSSIYKLDTKGNFKEWLKSSELQTPNGLLAVNKDLYVAGWASDATKGSDEPKGGFIKLSTTGKEVVKLTNELGNLDGIQKFDDNSFLVSAWNSGEIYKISKEGKVELVMKAQRSVGDILYIPEKKVLALPMNIQNKLMIYEY, from the coding sequence ATGAAAATTAAATACTTTTTTCAGGTGCTCGCTTTTCTGATCTTCAGCCCGATGGTTTCTCAAGAAATGTCTTCTCCAAAACTCATTGCTGAAGTTGAAGGCTTGGCACATTGTGAATCTGTGGTCTATGATTCAAAAAGAGATCTGTACTATGTTTCTGTAATGGCAGATAGGAAGGAAGGTGATGGAAAGATTGCAACTGTATCCACCAATGGAGTGATAAAGGATCTCAATTTTGTAACCGGATTAAACAATCCGAAGGGGATCGCTTTAAAAGGCAATAGTCTTTATGTTTCTGATGAGGTGGTTTTACTCGAGATAGATATGGACTCTGGAGAAATACTCAATGAATTTAAGGGGTATGGAGCAAAATCATTAAACGATGTAGCCGTAGATAAAAAAGGAAATGTGTTTGTTTCAGATATGGGTAATTCTTCCATTTACAAGCTGGATACCAAAGGAAATTTTAAGGAATGGCTTAAATCTTCTGAACTTCAAACTCCAAATGGGCTTTTGGCAGTAAATAAGGATCTGTATGTTGCGGGTTGGGCCAGCGATGCCACGAAAGGATCTGATGAGCCAAAAGGAGGTTTTATAAAGTTAAGTACCACAGGTAAAGAAGTGGTCAAATTGACCAACGAACTTGGAAACCTGGACGGGATCCAAAAATTTGATGATAATAGCTTTTTGGTCTCAGCATGGAATTCAGGTGAGATATACAAAATATCAAAGGAGGGTAAAGTTGAACTCGTTATGAAAGCCCAGCGAAGCGTAGGTGATATTTTATACATTCCGGAGAAAAAGGTCCTGGCGCTTCCAATGAATATTCAGAACAAACTGATGATTTACGAATATTGA
- a CDS encoding DUF5602 domain-containing protein has protein sequence MKNLNFQLSPQPFYYLLFFVLILFFSCEPDQGFSTEGEILQSDLKISQQAQHSKLNDFYGRAQPIGKGYVKSVVSLDASGTPVAMGVVFSEKALDALPSEPEEITLFFHEKAKGLVVDHIDFGWNPNGHPDAKFEVPHFDIHFYWITPEEKMVIPFTPPDPTPSDLPDIGSWPAGYDYDFVTIQAMGRHWIEQGLVEFDETFIYGSWNSSFIFYEPMITMQYLRDKNFDNSYPISSLGAYEKSGYYADTYELSFDPVKKQYRVMLTNLHWQDGD, from the coding sequence ATGAAAAATCTAAATTTTCAATTGTCGCCCCAACCATTTTATTACCTGCTTTTTTTTGTACTTATTCTTTTCTTTTCCTGTGAGCCCGACCAGGGTTTTAGCACAGAAGGTGAGATTCTCCAATCTGATCTTAAGATCAGTCAGCAAGCCCAACACTCTAAACTAAATGATTTTTACGGTAGAGCGCAGCCAATTGGAAAGGGCTACGTAAAGAGTGTAGTAAGTCTGGATGCTTCAGGAACGCCGGTGGCTATGGGAGTAGTGTTTTCTGAAAAAGCTCTCGATGCCTTACCAAGTGAACCGGAAGAGATCACATTATTCTTTCATGAGAAGGCCAAAGGTCTGGTTGTGGACCATATTGATTTTGGCTGGAATCCTAATGGGCATCCCGATGCGAAGTTTGAAGTGCCGCATTTTGATATTCACTTCTATTGGATCACTCCTGAAGAAAAAATGGTCATTCCTTTTACGCCACCAGATCCAACTCCCTCAGATCTCCCAGATATAGGTTCCTGGCCTGCTGGTTATGATTATGACTTTGTAACTATTCAAGCTATGGGCAGACACTGGATTGAACAGGGTTTAGTAGAATTTGATGAGACCTTTATATATGGATCCTGGAACTCCTCATTTATTTTTTATGAACCAATGATCACAATGCAATATTTAAGAGATAAGAACTTCGATAATTCATACCCTATAAGTTCATTAGGCGCCTATGAAAAATCGGGTTATTATGCCGATACTTATGAATTAAGTTTTGATCCCGTAAAGAAGCAATACAGGGTTATGCTTACCAATCTTCATTGGCAGGACGGAGATTAA
- a CDS encoding cysteine desulfurase-like protein encodes MDIDFIRDQFPALKRDFIFMDNAGGSQVLGKVIERISGYLVHHNVQLGASYAVSAEAGRKLKYATAKIAELVNAAKPEEVVVGSSTTMLLRLLSISISKQWKKGDEVIITDTDHEANVSPWMDLKEKGIEVRIWKVNPESLELELKDLKKLLNGRTKLVAVTHASNVLGTINPIKKIAKEVHKAGALICVDGVAYAPHRKVDVRDLDADFYTFSWYKTYGPHLAVMYGKHKQLLKLDSLNHYFIGKKDVPYKLQPGNFNFELTYSVLGIIEYYEELYRHHFNSKPQPVYTEKLAKTFGLIASHEEDLAKILLDYLNSVPEIKIIGSPLADGSVRVPTISFIHSGMNSDTIVEKVDEHRIGIRFGDFYAKKLIQSLGLEEKNGVVRVSLVHYNTKSEVQKLVNALKQIF; translated from the coding sequence ATGGATATAGATTTTATCAGAGACCAGTTCCCGGCCTTAAAGCGGGATTTTATATTTATGGACAATGCAGGTGGGTCACAGGTTCTGGGGAAGGTCATTGAAAGAATAAGTGGATACCTCGTCCACCACAATGTACAATTAGGAGCGTCTTACGCTGTTTCTGCTGAAGCCGGACGAAAACTGAAATATGCCACTGCTAAAATTGCTGAACTTGTAAATGCCGCGAAACCTGAAGAAGTGGTGGTTGGGTCTTCCACCACCATGTTATTACGCCTGCTAAGCATCAGCATTAGCAAACAATGGAAAAAGGGAGATGAAGTGATCATTACAGACACAGATCATGAGGCAAACGTTTCTCCATGGATGGACCTTAAGGAAAAGGGAATCGAGGTGAGGATCTGGAAAGTTAATCCTGAAAGTCTGGAACTCGAACTTAAAGATCTTAAAAAGCTTCTGAACGGAAGAACAAAACTTGTCGCCGTTACCCATGCTTCAAATGTACTTGGTACTATCAACCCCATAAAAAAAATTGCAAAAGAAGTTCATAAGGCCGGTGCTCTCATATGTGTAGATGGCGTAGCTTATGCACCGCACCGAAAAGTAGATGTGAGGGATCTTGATGCCGACTTTTATACGTTTAGCTGGTACAAGACCTATGGCCCTCATCTTGCAGTGATGTATGGTAAACACAAGCAGTTGCTCAAACTCGACAGTTTAAATCATTATTTCATAGGAAAAAAGGATGTACCCTATAAATTACAGCCGGGTAATTTCAATTTTGAATTAACCTATAGTGTGCTGGGGATCATTGAATATTATGAAGAATTGTACAGACATCATTTTAATTCCAAACCTCAGCCAGTATATACTGAAAAGCTTGCAAAAACCTTCGGACTTATCGCCAGTCATGAGGAAGATCTTGCCAAAATCTTACTTGATTATTTAAATAGTGTTCCTGAAATTAAAATTATTGGCAGTCCTCTGGCTGATGGCTCGGTAAGAGTACCTACCATATCGTTCATACATTCCGGTATGAATAGCGATACGATCGTGGAAAAGGTCGATGAACACCGTATAGGAATAAGATTTGGAGATTTCTATGCTAAGAAACTTATACAATCTCTAGGTCTTGAAGAAAAAAACGGAGTTGTAAGAGTAAGTCTGGTACACTACAATACTAAAAGTGAAGTTCAAAAACTGGTCAATGCTCTAAAGCAGATCTTTTAA
- a CDS encoding arsenate reductase family protein, which yields MKKIYYLSTCDTCKRILKELELPDSFQLQDIKKDSITAEQLDHMKELSGSYESLFSRRARLYKERDLKNKNLDEGSYKDLILEHYTFLKRPVIIHGDKIFVGNSKKSVEAAKRSIHGE from the coding sequence ATGAAAAAGATATACTACCTCTCCACCTGCGATACCTGCAAAAGAATTTTAAAAGAGCTTGAACTTCCGGATTCATTCCAACTTCAGGATATAAAGAAAGATTCCATTACAGCGGAACAGCTTGATCATATGAAAGAACTCTCGGGAAGTTATGAATCTTTATTCAGCCGCAGAGCCAGATTATACAAGGAAAGAGACCTGAAAAATAAAAACCTCGACGAAGGGAGTTACAAAGACCTCATCCTGGAACATTATACCTTTTTAAAACGACCGGTAATTATTCATGGTGATAAGATCTTTGTTGGTAACTCCAAAAAATCTGTAGAGGCCGCGAAAAGATCCATCCATGGAGAATAA
- a CDS encoding cystathionine gamma-synthase — translation MKFNTKAIHGGQENVDPVYGSVMPPIYQTSTYSQSTPGGHKGFEYSRSGNPTRTVLENSLASIENGNFGLAFGSGLAAIDAVLKLFKPGDEIISTNDLYGGSYRLFTRIFEGLGIKFHFIGMRETDGIEAYINENTKMIWVETPTNPMMNIIDIEAISVISKKHDLLLAVDNTFATPYLQQPLDLGADIVMHSATKYLGGHSDVVMGNLVVKDEKLAEKLYFIQKASGAICGPQDCFLVLRGIKTLHIRMQRHCENGEAVAKFLRSHPKVENVYWPGFEDHPNHDIAKKQMKGFGGMISFSTKENTLKSATDILEKLKVFTLAESLGGVESLAGHPASMTHASIPKEERVKTGVVDSLIRLSVGIEDEEDLIADLKQAIG, via the coding sequence TTGAAATTCAATACTAAAGCAATACACGGGGGCCAGGAAAACGTTGATCCTGTATATGGATCTGTTATGCCTCCAATTTATCAAACCAGTACGTATTCCCAAAGTACCCCTGGAGGGCATAAGGGATTTGAATATTCCCGAAGCGGAAATCCTACACGAACAGTTCTGGAAAATTCCCTGGCCAGCATCGAGAATGGAAATTTTGGATTGGCTTTTGGTTCAGGACTTGCTGCGATAGATGCGGTGTTGAAACTATTCAAACCTGGAGATGAAATTATTTCTACAAACGACCTTTATGGTGGTTCCTACAGATTGTTCACCAGGATATTTGAAGGGCTTGGAATAAAATTCCATTTTATTGGAATGCGGGAGACCGATGGCATCGAAGCTTATATCAATGAAAATACAAAGATGATATGGGTTGAGACTCCAACAAACCCAATGATGAATATCATTGATATTGAGGCGATCTCTGTAATTTCTAAAAAACATGATCTTTTACTGGCAGTAGACAATACTTTTGCTACGCCATACCTTCAACAACCCCTGGATCTCGGAGCAGATATTGTAATGCATAGCGCAACAAAATATCTCGGTGGTCATAGTGATGTTGTTATGGGAAACCTTGTGGTAAAAGATGAAAAGCTTGCTGAAAAATTATATTTTATTCAAAAAGCCAGTGGTGCTATTTGTGGACCTCAGGACTGCTTTTTAGTGCTGCGAGGGATAAAAACTTTACATATTAGAATGCAGCGTCATTGCGAAAATGGGGAAGCAGTAGCTAAATTCCTGAGATCCCATCCTAAGGTGGAGAATGTATACTGGCCAGGATTTGAAGACCATCCCAATCATGACATAGCCAAAAAGCAAATGAAAGGATTTGGTGGGATGATCTCTTTTTCAACTAAAGAAAACACGCTTAAAAGTGCCACAGATATTCTTGAAAAATTAAAGGTGTTCACTCTTGCAGAATCCCTGGGAGGGGTGGAATCACTTGCAGGACATCCGGCCAGCATGACGCATGCCTCAATTCCTAAAGAAGAAAGAGTTAAGACAGGTGTGGTAGATTCACTAATTCGTTTAAGCGTGGGGATAGAAGATGAAGAAGATCTTATCGCCGATCTTAAACAGGCAATAGGCTAA
- a CDS encoding DMT family transporter, whose translation MENKRVLAILAAFGASAIYGVNHTLAKGLMPLYIEPFGFILLRVTGAAILFWIISLMAPKEKIATSDWPRLIGCAIFGMVINMLFFFKGLSLSTPINSSVIITLSPVMVLILASILIKERITLLKTLGIIIGMAGALVLILFSKEANANAPNIPLGNLLFIVNAFSYGLYLILVKPLTKKYHSITLMKWLFLIAIFINLPVTYNEFMAVEWASLPFDAIWKMGFVVLGTTFMTYLLNIYALKQLSASTISAFIYLQPLIAITFAIAVGADSLSWVKGIAAALVFIGVYMVSVKKTKVKA comes from the coding sequence ATGGAGAATAAGCGTGTTTTGGCCATTTTGGCCGCTTTTGGAGCTAGTGCGATCTATGGTGTGAATCACACTCTGGCCAAGGGATTGATGCCATTATACATCGAACCTTTTGGTTTTATCTTACTAAGAGTAACAGGTGCTGCTATCCTGTTCTGGATAATTAGCCTAATGGCTCCTAAAGAAAAAATAGCTACTTCCGACTGGCCCAGACTCATAGGTTGCGCGATATTCGGGATGGTTATAAATATGCTTTTCTTCTTTAAAGGCTTAAGCCTATCCACACCCATAAACAGCTCGGTGATCATCACCCTTTCCCCGGTTATGGTGTTAATCCTTGCCTCTATTCTCATCAAGGAACGTATTACTCTTTTAAAAACGCTGGGGATTATAATTGGAATGGCTGGCGCCCTTGTTCTAATCCTTTTCAGCAAAGAGGCCAATGCCAATGCCCCAAATATTCCATTAGGGAACCTATTATTTATAGTTAATGCATTTTCCTATGGTTTGTACCTCATCCTGGTAAAACCACTTACTAAAAAGTATCACTCTATAACCCTTATGAAGTGGCTGTTCTTAATAGCTATCTTCATCAACCTGCCGGTTACCTATAATGAATTCATGGCGGTTGAATGGGCTAGCCTGCCCTTTGATGCTATCTGGAAGATGGGGTTTGTTGTTCTCGGAACTACTTTTATGACCTATCTCCTGAATATTTATGCCTTAAAACAACTTTCAGCATCAACCATAAGTGCATTTATCTATCTTCAGCCATTAATTGCAATAACATTTGCCATTGCTGTGGGAGCAGACAGCCTTAGCTGGGTAAAAGGAATTGCTGCAGCTCTTGTATTTATTGGAGTGTATATGGTAAGTGTAAAAAAGACGAAGGTTAAAGCCTAA
- a CDS encoding glycoside hydrolase family 97 protein has product MSKRSMFLLIFLAFLGVINAQTIKSPNGDLKMDFSLNKSGTPVYSLDYKGKKVIKPSTLGLDLKDEKDLIDGFEISALNESTFDKTWEPVWGEEKEIRNHYKELEVILLQKETNRKMVLRFRLFNDGLGFRYEFPVQENLGHFVVKDEKSQFAMTGDHTAFWIPGDYDTQEYDYTESKLSEIRGKMESSVTANISQTSFSPTGVQTSLMLKSNDGLYINLHEAALVDYSTMHLNLDDEKMIFESWLTPDVRGNKAYMVAPAKTPWRTIMVSDDARDILSSRMTYNLNEPSKIENTSWIKPMKYIGVWWEMITGKSSWSYTDEYKAVKLGETDFSKAKPNGTHAANTKHVKDYIDFAAKHGFDGVLVEGWNQGWEDWFGHSKDYVFDFVTPYPDFDVKEIQEYAKSKDVEMIMHHETSSSVRNYERHLDTAYKFMKEYGYNAVKSGYVGDILPRGDNHYSQWLVDHYLYAVKKAADYEIMVNAHEAVRPTGLARTYPNLIANESARGTEYQAFGGSKPNHVTVLPFTRLIGGPMDYTPGIFEMDLSKLNPDNNSHVNSTIANQLGLYLTMYSPLQMAADLPENYNRFPDAFQFIKDVAVDWDKSIYLEAEPGDYVTVARKAKNSENWFVGNVNGLETRTSKIEFDFLDKGKTYIATVYSDAKDAHYKTNPQAYEIKKYRVNHKSKLSQRSAPGGGYAISIMEAEKSEAKALKKL; this is encoded by the coding sequence ATGAGTAAAAGATCGATGTTCTTATTGATTTTTCTTGCATTTCTCGGAGTTATAAATGCACAAACGATTAAATCTCCAAATGGAGACCTTAAAATGGATTTTTCACTTAATAAGAGTGGAACACCAGTTTATAGTCTGGATTATAAAGGGAAGAAAGTAATAAAACCAAGTACTTTAGGGCTGGACCTTAAAGATGAGAAAGATCTTATTGACGGATTTGAGATCAGTGCGCTCAACGAAAGTACATTCGATAAAACCTGGGAGCCTGTTTGGGGGGAAGAAAAAGAGATCAGAAATCATTATAAAGAGCTTGAGGTAATCCTTCTTCAAAAGGAGACCAATCGAAAAATGGTTCTGCGTTTTCGTTTGTTTAATGATGGTTTAGGTTTTAGATATGAATTTCCTGTGCAGGAGAACCTTGGACATTTTGTAGTGAAAGACGAGAAAAGTCAGTTTGCTATGACTGGCGATCATACGGCTTTTTGGATTCCCGGAGATTATGATACCCAGGAATATGATTATACAGAATCCAAACTTTCTGAAATAAGAGGGAAGATGGAATCTTCGGTTACCGCCAATATTTCTCAGACCTCATTTTCTCCAACCGGAGTACAAACCTCGTTGATGCTTAAATCTAACGATGGGTTGTATATTAACCTGCATGAAGCCGCCCTGGTTGATTATTCCACCATGCACCTTAATCTGGATGATGAAAAAATGATCTTTGAGTCATGGTTAACTCCAGATGTTAGGGGTAATAAGGCCTATATGGTCGCTCCGGCAAAAACACCTTGGAGGACTATTATGGTAAGTGATGATGCCCGTGATATCCTTTCTTCAAGAATGACCTATAATTTAAATGAACCCTCAAAAATTGAGAATACCTCCTGGATTAAACCTATGAAGTATATCGGAGTTTGGTGGGAAATGATCACAGGTAAAAGTTCATGGTCTTATACAGATGAGTACAAAGCGGTAAAACTCGGTGAAACCGATTTTAGTAAGGCAAAGCCAAATGGAACTCATGCTGCCAATACTAAACATGTAAAGGATTATATAGATTTCGCAGCCAAACATGGTTTTGATGGGGTGCTTGTAGAAGGATGGAATCAAGGTTGGGAAGACTGGTTCGGGCATTCAAAGGATTATGTTTTTGATTTTGTTACCCCTTATCCTGATTTTGATGTTAAAGAAATTCAGGAATATGCAAAGAGTAAAGATGTTGAAATGATCATGCATCACGAAACCTCTTCTTCTGTTAGAAATTATGAGCGTCATCTGGATACAGCATATAAGTTTATGAAGGAATATGGATATAATGCAGTAAAAAGCGGTTACGTAGGAGATATTCTTCCAAGAGGTGATAATCATTACAGTCAGTGGCTTGTAGATCACTATTTATATGCTGTGAAAAAGGCTGCAGACTATGAAATTATGGTGAATGCTCACGAGGCAGTTCGTCCAACAGGTCTGGCACGAACCTATCCTAACCTTATCGCGAATGAATCTGCAAGAGGAACCGAATACCAGGCTTTTGGAGGTTCAAAGCCTAATCATGTGACGGTTCTTCCGTTTACAAGATTGATTGGCGGCCCAATGGATTATACTCCCGGAATTTTTGAAATGGATTTAAGCAAACTTAATCCTGATAATAACTCACATGTAAATAGTACCATTGCGAACCAGCTTGGTCTGTATTTAACGATGTACAGTCCTTTACAAATGGCAGCAGACCTTCCGGAGAACTATAACAGATTCCCTGATGCGTTTCAGTTCATAAAAGATGTTGCTGTAGATTGGGATAAAAGTATCTATTTGGAAGCAGAGCCAGGAGATTACGTAACCGTAGCAAGAAAAGCTAAAAACAGTGAAAACTGGTTCGTGGGAAATGTAAATGGCCTGGAAACTCGCACTTCGAAGATCGAATTTGATTTTCTTGATAAAGGAAAGACCTATATCGCCACGGTTTATTCCGATGCGAAAGATGCACATTATAAAACAAACCCTCAGGCTTACGAAATCAAAAAGTACAGGGTGAATCACAAATCCAAGCTATCACAAAGATCTGCTCCGGGAGGAGGTTATGCTATAAGTATCATGGAAGCTGAGAAATCTGAAGCGAAAGCTTTGAAGAAACTTTAG
- a CDS encoding DUF3298 and DUF4163 domain-containing protein, translated as MTRVVFTFILIVLFTSCEDEKKAEKASPKSIAFESKIIERSVENCSPSEANCTYIQLDFPVAKTPERSAKKINRQIEDFLQNTIDYQEENSNSSPEEIAEEFIGDYEENAEDFPEYQIAWEASITGKLISNQPGLISIEFRSHMFTGGAHGYQSVNYLNFDPKTGDLLKSNELFSPEFSSLVERDFREKHGIPVDENINSTGLFFENDQFQLPHNIGITEGKVILHYNSYEIAPYSSGNFVLSYQISDIKDFIKFPKPEL; from the coding sequence GTGACCAGAGTAGTTTTTACCTTTATTTTAATCGTATTATTCACTTCCTGTGAGGATGAAAAAAAAGCTGAAAAAGCATCACCAAAATCAATTGCATTTGAATCTAAAATCATTGAAAGATCTGTAGAAAATTGTAGTCCTTCTGAAGCCAACTGCACCTATATTCAGCTTGATTTTCCAGTTGCCAAAACTCCTGAAAGATCTGCGAAAAAGATCAACAGGCAAATAGAAGACTTTTTGCAGAACACGATCGACTATCAGGAGGAAAATTCTAATTCAAGTCCCGAAGAAATTGCAGAGGAATTTATCGGGGATTATGAAGAAAATGCTGAAGATTTCCCTGAATATCAGATCGCATGGGAAGCAAGCATCACAGGAAAACTGATCTCCAATCAACCCGGATTGATATCGATTGAATTCAGGTCACATATGTTTACAGGCGGGGCACATGGATACCAAAGCGTAAACTACCTCAACTTCGATCCAAAAACAGGTGATTTACTTAAGTCGAATGAACTTTTTAGTCCGGAATTCTCGAGCCTCGTTGAACGAGATTTTAGAGAAAAGCATGGAATCCCGGTGGATGAAAACATCAACAGCACAGGATTATTTTTTGAGAATGATCAGTTTCAACTACCTCATAATATAGGCATCACAGAAGGGAAGGTGATCCTTCATTATAACTCATACGAAATTGCTCCCTATTCTTCAGGGAACTTTGTCTTAAGCTATCAAATTTCTGATATCAAAGACTTTATAAAATTTCCTAAGCCTGAATTATAA
- a CDS encoding DUF3095 family protein yields the protein MMQNSRNFFSDLDIHDLPLSELISDREKFCDLPEDWHIIVSDIRNSTLAIQENKHNEVNLVATGCVIAVLNIAEDSGIAIPFFFGGDGAIFIIPEELLHPALSALQKHSQNTLKNFGFELSIGSFSIKEIYRKDIELKISRAKVNNKLNIPVIMGNGLQYAEDEIKNQSEPQRISPSTAKLNLKGMECKWDKIKPPKEDQEVVSLIVAGCGHEDYSKVYATVMRQIDEIYGSHGNRKPISVEKLKINAGLQRINDEMKFKLGKWDLLTFIKSLILSNFGEFYLKNTKRGKSYLKRLVELTDNLSIDGRINTVITGTIEQRKALIEKLDHLEQANKIKYGYHTSSESIMSCYVKDMQTEQHIHFVDGGNGGYTKAANQLKSKFTG from the coding sequence ATGATGCAAAACTCAAGGAATTTCTTTTCAGATCTTGATATTCACGATCTGCCCCTTAGCGAACTTATTTCTGACAGGGAAAAATTTTGTGATTTACCTGAAGACTGGCATATCATTGTTTCAGATATTCGAAATTCAACACTTGCGATCCAGGAGAATAAACATAATGAAGTAAATCTGGTAGCTACAGGCTGCGTGATCGCAGTATTAAATATTGCCGAAGATTCGGGCATTGCTATTCCCTTTTTCTTTGGAGGAGATGGTGCTATTTTCATAATTCCCGAAGAACTATTACACCCGGCACTATCGGCGCTTCAAAAACACAGTCAGAATACTTTAAAAAATTTCGGTTTCGAATTATCCATAGGTTCATTTTCTATAAAAGAGATTTACAGAAAGGATATTGAGCTAAAAATTTCCCGGGCAAAGGTGAATAATAAACTGAATATCCCCGTAATTATGGGAAATGGTTTACAGTATGCCGAAGACGAAATAAAAAATCAAAGTGAACCACAGAGAATTTCACCCAGTACTGCAAAGTTAAACCTGAAAGGTATGGAATGTAAGTGGGATAAGATCAAACCTCCTAAAGAAGATCAGGAGGTGGTGAGTCTTATTGTTGCAGGTTGTGGTCATGAAGATTATTCTAAAGTATATGCAACCGTGATGCGCCAGATAGATGAAATTTATGGATCTCATGGCAACCGGAAACCAATTTCAGTAGAAAAGCTAAAGATCAATGCTGGCCTGCAGAGAATAAATGACGAAATGAAATTTAAATTGGGCAAATGGGACCTTTTAACTTTTATTAAAAGCCTAATTCTTTCAAATTTCGGTGAGTTTTATCTAAAAAACACAAAAAGGGGAAAATCTTATTTAAAGAGATTAGTGGAACTAACCGATAATCTAAGCATAGACGGCCGTATTAATACAGTGATCACCGGCACCATTGAACAGAGAAAAGCCTTGATAGAGAAATTAGACCATCTTGAACAAGCGAACAAAATAAAGTATGGGTATCATACTAGCAGCGAAAGTATAATGTCCTGCTATGTGAAAGACATGCAAACAGAGCAGCATATTCATTTTGTGGATGGAGGTAATGGTGGATATACAAAAGCAGCCAATCAGCTAAAATCAAAGTTCACAGGTTAA